A section of the Ciceribacter thiooxidans genome encodes:
- a CDS encoding propionyl-CoA synthetase: MESKYRDTYRSWERDPEAFWGEQAAKIDWFRPADKVFDAGMGAYGRWFVGAETNTCHNCLDRHVAAGRGEQAAIIYDSPMTGEKRRFTYNEVLTEVTAIAAVLRNHGVTKGDRVIIYMPMIPEAVFSMLACARLGAIHSVVFGGFAAHELATRIDDSKAKVIISASCGLEPGRIVPYKPLLDHAIDMAQVKPEYCFVLQRDQLHAPLRYEHGDVDFAKAVEIERANGTDVHCEPVLATDPLYVLYTSGTTGQPKGVVRDNGGHMVALQWTMENIYGVAPGEVFWAASDIGWVVGHSYIVYAPLLAGNTTVIFEGKPVGTPDAGTFWRVVSEHDVKALFTAPTAFRAIRRDDPDGEHIRRYDLSGLRSLFLAGERADPETIKWAERMLEVPVIDHWWQTETGWPMAANPAGLGLLPVKYGSPTVAMPGYAIDVLDDAGHPVLKGTLGNIVVKLPLPPGCLVTFWNAEERFHSSCLEEFPGYYKTADAGMVDDDGYVFVMARTDDIINCAGHRLSTGAMEEVCAMHPDVAECAVIGIADDLKGQIPCGFLVLKNNVSRDFSTIEREVVQLVRDEIGPVAAFKTVMKVERLPKTRSGKILRGTMQKIADGLPWKMPATIDDPVILDEISAVLRQHGHG; this comes from the coding sequence ATGGAGAGCAAGTACCGGGATACCTACCGCTCGTGGGAGCGTGATCCGGAAGCGTTCTGGGGGGAGCAAGCGGCCAAGATCGACTGGTTTCGCCCTGCCGACAAGGTGTTCGACGCGGGCATGGGCGCCTATGGTCGCTGGTTCGTGGGTGCGGAAACAAATACTTGCCACAACTGTCTTGACCGGCACGTTGCTGCTGGCCGCGGCGAACAGGCTGCAATCATCTACGATAGCCCGATGACGGGCGAGAAGAGGCGTTTCACCTACAACGAGGTGTTGACGGAAGTCACGGCGATCGCGGCCGTTCTCAGGAACCACGGCGTGACCAAGGGCGACCGGGTCATCATTTACATGCCTATGATTCCCGAGGCGGTCTTCTCCATGCTGGCCTGTGCGCGGCTGGGCGCCATTCACTCGGTTGTGTTCGGCGGGTTTGCAGCACATGAACTTGCGACTCGTATCGATGACTCGAAGGCGAAGGTGATCATCAGCGCGAGTTGCGGTCTCGAGCCCGGCCGTATCGTGCCGTACAAGCCACTTCTCGATCATGCTATCGATATGGCCCAGGTAAAGCCCGAATACTGCTTCGTTCTGCAACGCGATCAACTACATGCACCGCTGCGGTATGAGCATGGTGACGTCGACTTCGCCAAAGCTGTCGAAATCGAGCGGGCGAACGGCACCGACGTCCATTGCGAGCCCGTGCTCGCGACAGATCCGCTTTATGTCCTCTATACCTCGGGTACCACGGGACAACCGAAGGGCGTCGTTCGCGACAACGGCGGGCACATGGTTGCGCTACAGTGGACGATGGAGAACATCTACGGGGTCGCTCCCGGGGAGGTGTTCTGGGCGGCATCGGACATCGGCTGGGTCGTCGGTCATTCCTATATCGTCTACGCGCCTCTTCTTGCGGGAAACACCACGGTTATCTTCGAAGGCAAACCTGTCGGCACGCCCGACGCCGGAACGTTCTGGCGTGTTGTTTCCGAGCATGACGTGAAGGCACTATTCACCGCGCCTACCGCCTTCCGGGCCATCCGTCGTGACGATCCCGACGGCGAACATATCCGGCGCTATGATCTCTCGGGCCTCCGTTCGCTGTTTCTTGCCGGTGAACGCGCCGATCCGGAAACGATCAAATGGGCGGAGAGGATGCTGGAGGTTCCGGTAATCGATCATTGGTGGCAGACGGAGACCGGCTGGCCGATGGCGGCCAATCCGGCGGGCCTCGGCCTTTTGCCGGTCAAATATGGCTCTCCCACCGTGGCGATGCCCGGATATGCAATCGACGTGCTCGACGATGCCGGCCACCCCGTACTGAAGGGGACGCTCGGCAACATCGTCGTAAAACTTCCCCTGCCCCCCGGTTGCCTGGTCACATTCTGGAACGCGGAGGAACGTTTCCACTCCTCCTGTCTCGAGGAGTTTCCCGGTTACTACAAGACCGCCGACGCGGGGATGGTCGACGATGACGGCTACGTCTTCGTTATGGCCCGGACTGACGACATCATCAATTGCGCCGGCCATCGCCTTTCTACGGGTGCCATGGAAGAGGTCTGCGCCATGCATCCGGATGTCGCCGAATGCGCGGTCATCGGTATCGCCGACGACCTCAAGGGTCAGATTCCCTGCGGCTTCCTCGTCCTGAAGAACAACGTCTCGCGTGACTTTTCGACCATAGAGCGTGAAGTCGTCCAACTCGTCCGTGATGAGATCGGCCCGGTGGCAGCGTTCAAGACCGTCATGAAGGTCGAGCGGCTGCCGAAGACCCGATCCGGCAAAATCCTGCGCGGGACGATGCAGAAGATTGCCGACGGCCTGCCCTGGAAGATGCCGGCCACGATCGACGATCCTGTCATTCTCGACGAGATCAGCGCCGTTCTCAGGCAACACGGTCACGGCTGA
- a CDS encoding DUF1013 domain-containing protein, with translation MAQTLLMPKATAVWLVDNTALSFDQIAQFCKLHPLEVKAIADGEAAQGIKGLDPIATGQLSREEIARAEADSNYKLKLQEPKVRVPDSKRRGPRYTPVSKRQDRPNAILWLVRNHPELKDAQISRLVGTTKSTIEQIRDRTHWNSANLTPMDPVTLGLCSQIDLDMEVEKASKGRPLPTAAELGATLQSATETENLGYDFSQDEEKEIDANAVFAKLKSLKSDRKDDEEDDLY, from the coding sequence ATGGCTCAGACATTGCTCATGCCAAAGGCAACGGCCGTATGGCTGGTCGATAACACGGCATTGTCGTTCGATCAGATCGCACAGTTCTGCAAGCTTCACCCACTCGAGGTCAAGGCCATCGCGGACGGTGAGGCAGCGCAAGGCATCAAGGGCCTGGACCCGATCGCAACCGGGCAGCTTTCCCGTGAGGAGATCGCCCGCGCGGAAGCCGACTCGAACTACAAGCTGAAGCTGCAGGAGCCGAAGGTACGTGTTCCGGACTCCAAGCGTCGTGGTCCCCGCTATACGCCCGTTTCCAAGCGGCAGGACCGGCCGAACGCCATCCTCTGGCTCGTGCGCAACCATCCTGAGTTGAAGGACGCGCAAATTTCGCGGTTGGTTGGCACCACCAAGAGCACGATCGAACAGATTCGCGACCGTACCCACTGGAACTCGGCGAACCTCACGCCGATGGACCCGGTCACCCTTGGGCTTTGCAGCCAGATTGATCTCGATATGGAAGTCGAGAAGGCATCCAAAGGCCGGCCGTTGCCGACCGCTGCCGAACTCGGCGCAACCCTCCAGTCGGCGACCGAGACTGAAAACCTTGGCTATGACTTCTCTCAGGACGAGGAGAAGGAAATCGACGCCAATGCGGTTTTCGCCAAGCTGAAGTCGCTGAAATCGGACCGCAAGGACGACGAAGAAGACGACCTCTACTGA
- the acs gene encoding acetate--CoA ligase, producing MSAKIYPVLKAARSRALVDNEKYLKWYEESTEDPEKFWDKHGKRIDWFKPYTKVKNTNFKGKVSIKWYEDGLTNVSYNCIDRHLKTHGERTAIIWEGDNPYIDKKITYNQLYEHVCRLANVLKANGVKKGDRVTIYMPMIPEAAYAMLACARIGAVHSVVFGGFSPEALAGRIVDCESTFVITCDEGLRGGKPVPLKENTDTAIDIAAKQFVIVNKVLVVRRTGGKIEWAPGRDIWYHQEIAKVKPDCPPVKMRAEDPLFILYTSGSTGKPKGVVHTTGGYLVYAAMTHEYVFDYKDGEIYWCTADVGWVTGHSYIVYGPLANCATTLMFEGVPNFPDQGRFWEVIDKHKVNVFYTAPTAIRSLMGAGDHFVKRSSRSSLRLLGSVGEPINPEAWEWYYNTVGDERCPIVDTWWQTETGGILITPLPGATDLKPGSATRPFFGIKPQLVDNEGNVLEGAADGNLCIVDSWPGQARSIYGDHHRFAQTYFSTYKGKYFTGDGCRRDEDGYYWITGRVDDVLNVSGHRLGTAEVESALVSHHLVSEAAVVGYPHPIKGQGIYCYVTLMADHAGDDTLRQDLLKHVRAEIGPIATPDKIQFAPGLPKTRSGKIMRRILRKIAEDDFGSLGDTSTLADPSVVDDLIANRQNRNGQ from the coding sequence ATGTCAGCCAAAATCTATCCGGTCCTAAAGGCGGCGAGGAGCCGAGCCTTGGTCGACAACGAAAAATACCTGAAGTGGTATGAGGAGAGCACTGAGGATCCGGAGAAGTTCTGGGACAAGCACGGCAAGCGGATCGACTGGTTCAAGCCTTACACGAAGGTCAAGAACACCAACTTCAAGGGTAAGGTTTCGATCAAGTGGTATGAAGACGGTCTGACGAACGTCTCTTACAATTGCATCGACCGTCACCTGAAGACCCACGGCGAGCGCACAGCGATCATCTGGGAAGGTGACAATCCATACATCGACAAGAAGATCACCTACAATCAGCTTTACGAGCATGTCTGCCGCCTTGCGAACGTGCTGAAGGCGAACGGCGTCAAGAAGGGCGATCGCGTCACCATCTATATGCCGATGATTCCGGAAGCGGCTTACGCCATGCTGGCGTGTGCTCGCATCGGCGCGGTACATTCGGTGGTCTTCGGCGGATTCTCTCCGGAAGCTCTGGCGGGGCGCATCGTCGACTGTGAGTCGACCTTCGTTATCACATGCGACGAAGGCCTCCGCGGCGGCAAGCCCGTGCCGCTGAAGGAGAACACGGATACGGCGATCGATATCGCCGCGAAGCAGTTCGTCATTGTCAACAAGGTCCTGGTTGTTCGGCGTACGGGCGGCAAGATCGAGTGGGCTCCAGGCCGCGACATCTGGTATCATCAAGAGATTGCCAAGGTGAAGCCCGACTGCCCGCCGGTCAAAATGCGAGCCGAGGACCCCCTCTTCATCCTCTATACCTCTGGTTCAACCGGCAAACCGAAGGGTGTCGTACATACGACGGGCGGCTATCTCGTTTATGCCGCGATGACGCACGAGTATGTGTTCGATTACAAGGACGGCGAGATCTATTGGTGTACGGCGGATGTCGGTTGGGTGACCGGTCACTCCTACATCGTCTATGGGCCGCTTGCGAACTGTGCGACGACGCTGATGTTCGAAGGGGTGCCGAATTTCCCCGATCAGGGCCGATTCTGGGAAGTGATCGACAAGCACAAGGTGAACGTTTTCTACACCGCTCCGACGGCGATCCGTTCGTTGATGGGCGCCGGCGACCATTTCGTGAAGCGGTCGAGCCGTTCGAGCCTCCGTCTGCTGGGGTCGGTCGGCGAGCCGATCAATCCGGAAGCCTGGGAGTGGTACTATAATACGGTGGGTGACGAGCGTTGCCCGATCGTGGATACCTGGTGGCAGACGGAAACGGGCGGCATCCTGATCACGCCGCTGCCGGGTGCTACGGACCTCAAGCCCGGCTCCGCGACGCGACCATTCTTCGGAATCAAGCCACAGCTCGTCGACAACGAGGGCAATGTGCTTGAGGGGGCAGCCGACGGCAATCTCTGCATCGTCGACAGTTGGCCGGGTCAGGCAAGATCGATCTATGGTGATCACCATCGTTTCGCGCAGACCTACTTCTCGACGTACAAGGGCAAGTACTTCACCGGTGACGGGTGCCGCCGCGACGAAGACGGCTATTACTGGATCACCGGACGCGTGGACGACGTTCTCAACGTATCCGGTCATCGGCTCGGTACCGCCGAAGTCGAGTCCGCCCTCGTGTCGCATCATCTGGTCTCCGAGGCAGCGGTGGTCGGCTATCCGCATCCGATCAAGGGCCAGGGCATCTACTGCTACGTCACCCTGATGGCAGATCACGCCGGCGATGACACGCTACGCCAGGATCTCCTCAAGCATGTGCGAGCGGAAATCGGCCCCATCGCCACGCCGGACAAGATCCAGTTTGCTCCGGGATTGCCGAAAACTCGCTCCGGCAAGATCATGCGGCGCATCTTGCGCAAGATCGCTGAGGACGATTTTGGCTCCCTCGGCGATACCTCGACGCTGGCCGATCCGAGTGTCGTCGACGACCTGATCGCCAACCGGCAAAATCGCAATGGTCAGTAG
- a CDS encoding thermonuclease family protein yields MAASENHLISGPVEAKLIRVVDGDTLLVNAAPWPEHSIETYVRLRGIDAPELHAKCEAIRFAARQARDALSSLITGKVALLSISGDKYYGRVLADIRLEDGRSVADVLLASGLVEPYDGGRKHTHPCE; encoded by the coding sequence GTGGCGGCGTCCGAAAACCACTTGATCTCGGGGCCAGTGGAAGCGAAGCTCATTCGCGTCGTCGATGGAGATACGCTACTGGTCAATGCCGCTCCGTGGCCAGAACACAGCATCGAGACCTATGTGCGGCTGCGCGGAATTGACGCACCGGAACTGCACGCAAAATGCGAAGCGATCCGCTTTGCCGCGCGGCAGGCGCGGGATGCCCTCTCTTCCCTCATCACAGGAAAGGTCGCGCTGCTCTCAATTTCCGGCGACAAATATTACGGGCGAGTGCTTGCCGATATCCGCTTGGAGGATGGACGAAGCGTCGCGGATGTCTTGCTCGCCTCCGGCCTTGTTGAGCCGTATGACGGCGGCCGGAAACATACGCACCCCTGCGAGTAA
- a CDS encoding DUF1674 domain-containing protein: protein MTPLQDQPRSPSDNSPAAEQPVKKNLSAAAIRALKEAEERRRSEAAVEPAKEIGGRGGPDPARFGDWEIKGRAIDF from the coding sequence ATGACACCCCTGCAAGACCAACCGCGTTCTCCCTCCGACAACAGCCCCGCCGCCGAGCAGCCTGTGAAGAAGAACTTATCTGCCGCGGCCATACGTGCGCTGAAGGAGGCCGAGGAAAGACGCCGCAGTGAAGCTGCAGTCGAACCCGCAAAGGAGATCGGTGGGCGAGGTGGCCCTGATCCCGCACGTTTCGGCGACTGGGAGATCAAGGGTCGCGCCATCGACTTTTGA
- the htpX gene encoding zinc metalloprotease HtpX has product MNFMRTAMLLASMTALFMGVGYLLGGQSGMVIALMIAAGMNFFSYWNSDRMVLAAYRAQEIDENNAPEFFRIIRDLAHRAGLPMPRVYVFDSPQPNAFATGRNPQNAAVAASTGLLNRLTTEEVAGVMAHELAHVENRDTLTMTITATLAGAISMLGNFAFFFGGRRDENNPLGLVGLLVTMIVAPLAAMLVQMAISRTREYAADRRGAEICGDPRWLASALRKIANDSAQIVNEDAERNPATAHMFIINPLSGERMDNLFSTHPNTENRIAELMRMAESTGSVSTWSNSAVKPTRKSRSVPDTGRGRVDSQPPKGPWS; this is encoded by the coding sequence ATGAACTTCATGCGCACCGCGATGCTGCTCGCGTCTATGACGGCACTGTTCATGGGCGTCGGCTATCTGTTAGGTGGTCAGAGTGGCATGGTCATCGCGCTGATGATCGCCGCAGGCATGAACTTCTTTTCCTATTGGAACTCCGATCGAATGGTGCTCGCCGCTTACCGGGCACAGGAGATTGACGAGAACAATGCCCCGGAATTCTTTCGGATCATCCGGGATCTGGCACATCGCGCGGGTCTGCCAATGCCGCGCGTCTACGTTTTCGACAGTCCGCAGCCGAATGCGTTTGCCACTGGACGCAATCCGCAGAATGCGGCCGTAGCCGCCTCAACCGGCCTCCTGAACCGCCTGACGACGGAAGAGGTGGCCGGCGTCATGGCGCACGAACTTGCGCACGTCGAGAATCGTGACACGCTGACCATGACGATTACGGCGACGCTCGCCGGCGCGATTTCCATGCTCGGTAATTTCGCTTTCTTCTTCGGCGGCCGCCGCGACGAGAACAACCCCCTCGGCTTGGTTGGGCTGCTCGTTACGATGATTGTCGCTCCTCTTGCGGCCATGTTGGTTCAGATGGCGATCAGCCGTACCCGCGAATATGCCGCGGACCGTCGTGGCGCCGAGATCTGCGGCGATCCCCGGTGGCTTGCGTCCGCCCTCCGCAAGATTGCGAACGACAGCGCCCAGATAGTCAACGAGGACGCCGAGCGTAATCCTGCGACGGCGCACATGTTCATAATCAATCCCTTGAGCGGCGAACGCATGGACAACCTTTTTTCGACCCATCCAAACACGGAAAACCGCATTGCGGAGCTGATGCGGATGGCAGAAAGCACAGGCTCGGTATCGACGTGGTCCAATTCCGCTGTTAAGCCGACCCGCAAGTCGCGCTCTGTTCCAGATACCGGGCGTGGCCGCGTTGATTCGCAACCGCCCAAGGGACCGTGGTCTTGA
- a CDS encoding RsmB/NOP family class I SAM-dependent RNA methyltransferase, with protein MVLNDRDKNKKAKVGKARNKDSHADFRRPALEEKAGLDARIAAAKILAAVVDRRTPLDGMLDAEHGNPAYRALIEPDRALVRAIVQAALRHLPRIEAILSSLLDSPLPEGARSLHHLLVIAMTQMMYLDVPDHSAVDLAVEQATRDPRNRRFAKLVNAVLRRLGREKAERLASVASLPSTPKWFFDRLVKVYGADVAAQIAEVHGRPAPIDITVKSNPEVWAERLNGCVLPTGSVRLAEFRGGIPTLEGFADGEWWVQDAAAALPARLLGDISGKRVADLCAAPGGKTAQLIQAGAIVTAVEQSESRIRRLKSNLNRLHLECECVNASLLDFRPSELFDGVLLDAPCSSTGTARRHPDVLWTKGPEDVAKLASLQETLLRHALTLVRPGGRLVFSNCSLDPSEGEEVVARVLADTPGYRREPIVAVDWPGLEDAVTPLGELRTTPAMLTPEDAEGGIDGFYACVLSRS; from the coding sequence GTGGTCTTGAACGACAGAGACAAGAATAAGAAAGCCAAGGTCGGCAAGGCAAGAAACAAGGATAGTCACGCTGATTTCCGCCGACCTGCCTTGGAAGAGAAAGCCGGGCTGGACGCGAGAATAGCGGCTGCCAAAATCCTTGCGGCTGTGGTCGATCGCCGGACACCTCTGGACGGTATGCTGGATGCGGAGCACGGCAATCCGGCGTATAGAGCGCTCATCGAGCCGGATCGTGCGCTGGTTCGGGCGATAGTCCAGGCTGCGCTCAGGCATTTGCCGCGAATCGAAGCGATTCTCTCATCGCTTCTCGACTCGCCTTTGCCTGAAGGCGCCCGATCGTTGCATCACCTGCTCGTGATTGCGATGACTCAGATGATGTATCTCGACGTTCCGGACCACTCGGCCGTCGACCTCGCCGTCGAACAGGCGACGCGGGACCCTCGCAACAGACGGTTTGCAAAGCTCGTCAACGCCGTGCTGCGCAGATTGGGGCGGGAGAAGGCGGAGCGCCTCGCGAGTGTCGCATCGCTTCCCTCAACGCCGAAATGGTTTTTCGATCGTCTTGTCAAAGTATACGGAGCCGATGTGGCAGCGCAGATTGCCGAGGTCCACGGTCGTCCCGCGCCTATCGATATCACCGTGAAGAGCAATCCGGAGGTATGGGCAGAGCGTCTTAATGGATGCGTTCTGCCGACGGGCAGTGTGCGCCTTGCCGAGTTTCGTGGTGGAATTCCGACGCTTGAAGGTTTTGCTGACGGCGAATGGTGGGTGCAGGATGCCGCCGCTGCTTTGCCTGCCCGGCTTCTTGGCGATATCTCCGGAAAGCGGGTGGCTGATCTCTGCGCGGCACCCGGCGGAAAGACGGCGCAGCTTATCCAGGCCGGAGCGATCGTCACTGCTGTTGAGCAGTCAGAAAGCCGCATACGGCGTCTGAAGAGCAATCTGAATCGCCTGCATCTCGAGTGCGAATGCGTGAACGCCAGTCTGCTTGATTTTCGGCCGTCCGAACTCTTCGACGGCGTTTTGCTCGATGCGCCCTGCTCGTCAACGGGTACTGCGAGACGGCACCCCGACGTGCTTTGGACTAAAGGTCCGGAGGACGTGGCGAAACTCGCCAGCCTCCAGGAAACGCTTCTCCGGCATGCTCTGACGCTGGTGCGACCCGGCGGCCGTCTCGTTTTCTCGAACTGCTCGCTCGATCCTTCCGAGGGAGAGGAGGTCGTCGCGCGCGTGCTCGCCGACACGCCCGGCTATCGCCGGGAGCCGATCGTCGCTGTCGACTGGCCGGGACTGGAGGATGCCGTGACTCCGCTCGGGGAGTTGCGAACCACGCCGGCGATGCTGACACCAGAGGACGCCGAAGGTGGAATCGACGGTTTCTACGCCTGCGTTCTCTCGCGCAGTTAA
- a CDS encoding heparinase II/III family protein, with translation MRFTERQRLVYLYLREAWRRISRQIAIGHISALRFAGSGSGRLIVAPTDLRIVDPFVAEEILVRRFPLAGKILDAGDRSPFEFEPPSQLFAVRLHSFAWLRHVRADKSPGACANARAIVDDWIRSHGTRIGGLSWDADVISQRVISWLSHSPVVLQDAEAGFYRRFLGNLAFQIRYLNQIADHVPDGLPRLRVRIALAMASICMQMRGISVRRAARHLDRELDRQILPDGGHISRNPNVAVELLFDLLPLRQTYINLGHEIPVKLIPAVDRMYPAVRFFRHGSGDLALFNGATSILANELMSVLRYDETAGQPFKSLPHSQYHRLAGGSAVILVDTGYPRSTELSKTAHAGCLSFELSSGRHRLIVNSGSPRFAGERLRQLARTTAAHSTVSVSETSSATISRSPFLGPLMISGVTAVEVTRQTAADGSDRLCARHNGYLVNFGLWHERELRLNEAGTKVAGRDRFLMVNGEPLQSAPPPESVARFHIHPAVHLEQVDDRVVHLIAPDGEIWMFSVPTGEVVISEDVFFADASGARASEQLEIVFDGPEIRWFLTHKA, from the coding sequence ATGCGATTCACGGAACGCCAAAGGCTGGTTTATCTTTACCTCCGTGAAGCCTGGAGACGGATTTCCCGGCAAATTGCGATCGGGCACATCTCAGCTCTGCGCTTTGCAGGTTCGGGATCAGGTCGCCTGATCGTCGCACCCACTGACCTCAGGATCGTCGATCCGTTCGTGGCCGAAGAAATCCTCGTGCGGCGCTTTCCCCTTGCGGGCAAGATTCTGGACGCGGGTGACCGGTCGCCCTTCGAATTCGAACCACCTTCACAGTTGTTTGCAGTTCGTCTGCATTCCTTCGCGTGGCTCAGGCACGTACGCGCAGACAAATCACCAGGCGCCTGCGCCAATGCTCGCGCCATAGTTGATGACTGGATTCGATCCCACGGCACCCGCATTGGCGGACTTTCGTGGGACGCGGACGTAATCTCGCAGCGTGTCATTTCTTGGTTATCGCATTCTCCGGTTGTCCTGCAGGACGCTGAAGCCGGCTTCTACCGACGTTTCCTAGGCAATCTCGCCTTTCAGATCCGCTATCTCAACCAAATCGCTGATCATGTACCGGATGGGCTGCCGAGACTGAGAGTCCGGATTGCCCTCGCAATGGCTTCCATTTGCATGCAGATGCGAGGCATTTCCGTTCGCCGGGCGGCCCGACATCTCGACCGCGAGCTCGACCGGCAGATTCTCCCGGACGGCGGCCACATTTCGCGTAATCCGAACGTGGCCGTCGAACTCTTGTTCGATCTCCTGCCACTGCGCCAGACCTATATTAATCTTGGCCACGAAATACCAGTAAAGCTCATTCCGGCCGTCGACAGGATGTACCCTGCGGTACGCTTCTTTCGGCACGGCAGCGGTGATCTCGCTCTCTTCAACGGCGCAACCTCGATTCTCGCCAACGAGCTGATGTCCGTACTGCGCTACGACGAGACCGCTGGGCAACCCTTCAAGTCGCTGCCACATTCGCAGTACCACAGGCTCGCCGGTGGCTCGGCGGTAATCCTGGTCGACACCGGTTATCCGCGATCCACCGAGCTGTCGAAGACAGCCCATGCGGGCTGTCTCTCCTTCGAGCTTTCCTCCGGACGCCATCGCCTCATCGTCAACAGCGGTTCTCCCCGATTCGCGGGCGAGAGGCTGCGCCAGCTCGCGCGAACCACCGCCGCGCATTCCACCGTTTCGGTCAGTGAGACCTCTTCGGCGACGATTTCGCGTTCTCCCTTTCTCGGTCCTCTGATGATATCGGGCGTAACCGCGGTCGAGGTCACACGACAAACGGCAGCCGACGGCAGTGACCGGCTTTGCGCCCGTCACAACGGCTATCTTGTCAATTTCGGCCTCTGGCATGAGCGGGAACTACGGCTGAACGAGGCGGGCACGAAGGTCGCGGGGCGTGATCGCTTTCTGATGGTGAATGGCGAGCCACTACAAAGCGCGCCGCCTCCTGAAAGTGTTGCCCGCTTCCACATCCATCCGGCGGTGCATCTCGAACAGGTGGACGATCGTGTTGTTCATCTGATCGCTCCGGATGGCGAGATCTGGATGTTCTCCGTTCCGACAGGTGAGGTGGTTATCAGCGAGGACGTCTTCTTTGCCGATGCTTCGGGCGCACGTGCCTCCGAACAGCTCGAAATCGTCTTTGACGGCCCGGAAATCCGCTGGTTTCTCACCCATAAGGCTTAG